Proteins from one Rhodoflexus caldus genomic window:
- the pyrE gene encoding orotate phosphoribosyltransferase — translation MDSTVAKQVAAMLLEAGAVKLSPQEPFTWASGWKSPIYCDNRLTLSFPAIRTYIKHALADAARTYFPEKEAIAGVATAGVPQGALLADLLNLPFLYVRPKPKDHGLENLIEGKIIPNAKVLLVEDLISTGGSSLKAVQAVRSVGMQAYGMLATFSYDFDIARQNFEQAGVPLHVLCTYPTLLIEAVAKDFIGEEDMASLQEWRKAPDAWQAS, via the coding sequence ATGGATTCAACTGTTGCCAAACAAGTCGCCGCCATGCTGCTGGAAGCCGGCGCTGTCAAACTCAGCCCGCAAGAACCTTTCACTTGGGCATCGGGCTGGAAGTCGCCTATTTACTGCGACAATCGCCTGACATTATCATTTCCGGCTATTCGCACCTATATCAAGCATGCACTTGCCGATGCGGCGCGCACCTATTTCCCTGAAAAAGAGGCTATTGCAGGCGTAGCAACGGCGGGTGTGCCACAAGGGGCGCTTCTGGCCGACTTGCTCAATCTGCCTTTTTTATATGTCCGCCCCAAACCCAAAGACCATGGTCTGGAAAATCTGATTGAAGGCAAAATCATTCCAAATGCCAAAGTACTTTTGGTGGAAGACCTCATCTCTACGGGAGGCAGCAGCTTGAAAGCAGTGCAGGCCGTTCGCTCGGTAGGTATGCAGGCCTATGGGATGCTGGCAACTTTCAGCTACGATTTTGACATTGCCCGCCAAAACTTTGAACAAGCAGGCGTGCCACTCCATGTGCTTTGCACCTACCCTACCCTGCTTATAGAGGCGGTTGCCAAAGATTTTATCGGTGAAGAAGATATGGCATCGTTGCAGGAGTGGCGCAAAGCTCCCGATGCGTGGCAGGCATCATAA
- a CDS encoding thiol-disulfide oxidoreductase DCC family protein codes for MYHWESESVVLFDGVCNLCNGIVNFLIDADHRNRLKFASLQSETGQQILMRFGMDTADFDTFVFYSKGRTYTRSRAALEVVRELGGMWRLAYGAIIIPPLLRDGIYRWIAANRYRWFGKRDACRMPTPELKARFL; via the coding sequence ATGTATCATTGGGAGTCGGAATCGGTCGTTTTGTTTGACGGGGTTTGCAACTTATGCAACGGTATTGTTAATTTTCTGATAGACGCAGACCATCGGAATCGGCTGAAATTTGCTTCTCTGCAATCGGAAACGGGGCAACAAATACTCATGCGGTTTGGTATGGATACCGCCGATTTTGACACGTTTGTTTTTTATAGCAAAGGACGCACTTATACCCGCTCACGGGCAGCGCTGGAAGTAGTCCGCGAATTGGGCGGTATGTGGCGGTTGGCATACGGAGCCATCATCATCCCGCCACTGCTGCGCGACGGTATTTACCGATGGATTGCTGCCAACCGCTACCGATGGTTTGGCAAGCGTGATGCCTGCCGTATGCCTACCCCTGAGTTGAAAGCGCGTTTTTTATGA
- a CDS encoding ABC transporter ATP-binding protein produces the protein MNLKFFSDGIARALRWWLEGSSYDYNAGKPAETRKQLQSLKFVPRLLRLIWRTSPTYTTINIAIRLLLSLSPLAMLYVAKEIIDEVIALSNADHSNTQQLWRWVGIELAIAITSDMLRRAVGLADTLLGMLFTNQSTIELMRHAALLDLYHFEEPVFYDKLEKARQQTNVRTALLSELLLQAQGFISLISLAVGVVAFSPWLIVILVVAVLPSFIGETYFNRKRYSLYSWWTPQRRQLDYIRYVGASDQTAKEVKIFNLSDFLIARYDELSKIFYQHSAKLSVRTSILGALFFLLGTLAYYGAYGMILWQAVQGAISIGQLTFLAGSFLRLRELLQEQMNRLTSIASQAMYLQDYFEFFDIQPQIKAPENALRVNQPLQSGFVFENVGFRYPGSEKWAIRHVSFALRPGEKIALVGENGAGKTTLVKLLARLYDPTEGCILLDGKDLRDYDLTDLRENIGVIFQDFVRYSMTAAENIAIGSINDRENEPQIADAARKSLAEPLIERLPLRYQQMLGKRFSEGTDLSGGEWQKIAIARAYMRKAQLLILDEPTAALDARAEHEVFVRFSELMQGKAAVLISHRFSTVRMADRILYLEKGELKEIGTHEELLQLNGKYAELFHLQAKGYQ, from the coding sequence ATGAACTTAAAATTTTTTTCTGACGGAATAGCCCGAGCACTGCGTTGGTGGCTGGAAGGCAGTTCTTATGATTATAATGCCGGTAAACCTGCCGAAACCCGCAAACAACTGCAATCGCTGAAATTTGTACCGCGCTTGCTGCGGCTCATTTGGCGCACCAGCCCGACTTACACAACTATTAATATTGCTATCCGCCTGCTTTTATCGCTTTCGCCACTGGCAATGCTCTATGTGGCCAAAGAAATCATAGACGAAGTAATTGCATTGAGCAATGCTGACCACTCAAATACACAGCAACTGTGGCGCTGGGTGGGCATAGAGTTGGCAATTGCCATTACGAGCGATATGTTGCGGCGTGCCGTAGGGCTGGCCGATACGCTGCTGGGAATGCTTTTTACCAACCAAAGCACAATAGAACTGATGCGCCACGCAGCCCTGCTGGACTTATATCACTTTGAAGAGCCTGTTTTTTACGATAAATTAGAAAAAGCCCGCCAGCAAACCAATGTGCGCACAGCATTGCTCTCCGAGTTGCTTTTGCAAGCGCAAGGATTCATCAGCCTTATTTCGCTGGCGGTTGGCGTAGTTGCATTTAGTCCTTGGCTGATTGTCATTCTGGTAGTGGCGGTGCTGCCTTCTTTCATTGGCGAAACCTATTTCAACCGCAAACGCTACAGCCTTTACAGTTGGTGGACACCTCAACGCCGACAATTGGATTATATCCGCTATGTGGGTGCAAGCGACCAGACTGCCAAAGAGGTTAAAATTTTCAATCTTTCCGATTTTCTGATTGCCCGCTACGACGAGCTTTCCAAAATCTTTTATCAACACAGTGCGAAGCTGAGCGTACGCACTTCCATTTTGGGCGCCCTGTTTTTTCTTTTGGGCACATTGGCCTACTACGGTGCTTATGGGATGATTTTATGGCAAGCCGTGCAAGGAGCTATCAGCATCGGGCAACTGACTTTTCTGGCGGGTTCATTTCTGAGGCTTCGCGAATTGTTACAGGAGCAAATGAATCGGCTGACGAGTATTGCGTCGCAAGCCATGTATTTACAGGATTATTTTGAGTTTTTTGACATTCAGCCACAAATTAAAGCGCCTGAAAATGCGCTTCGGGTCAATCAGCCGTTGCAATCGGGTTTTGTATTTGAAAATGTAGGTTTTCGCTATCCGGGCAGCGAAAAGTGGGCAATTCGCCATGTGTCCTTTGCCCTGCGTCCGGGCGAAAAAATAGCATTAGTGGGCGAAAACGGTGCCGGAAAAACGACGCTTGTCAAACTGCTGGCGCGACTCTACGACCCTACCGAAGGGTGCATCCTCTTGGACGGCAAAGACCTGCGCGACTACGACCTGACTGATTTGCGCGAAAATATCGGCGTTATTTTTCAGGATTTTGTGCGCTACTCCATGACTGCTGCCGAAAATATCGCCATTGGCAGTATTAACGACCGCGAAAATGAACCGCAAATTGCTGATGCCGCCCGTAAGAGTCTGGCAGAGCCTCTGATAGAACGCCTGCCGCTGCGCTACCAACAGATGCTGGGCAAGCGATTTTCGGAAGGTACCGACCTTTCGGGCGGCGAGTGGCAGAAAATCGCCATTGCCCGTGCCTATATGCGCAAAGCGCAACTGCTCATTCTGGATGAGCCTACCGCCGCATTGGATGCACGCGCCGAGCACGAAGTTTTTGTGCGTTTTTCCGAACTGATGCAAGGTAAGGCCGCCGTACTGATTTCGCACCGATTTTCCACTGTGCGTATGGCAGACCGGATTTTGTATTTAGAAAAGGGCGAACTCAAAGAAATAGGTACGCACGAGGAACTGCTGCAACTCAACGGCAAATATGCCGAACTTTTTCATTTACAAGCCAAAGGCTATCAATAA
- a CDS encoding VOC family protein — protein sequence MRTIFAIFCLLAVVELNARQSAMTSHEIAPFSEVVFSVGNLSRTERFYTDVLKWQVVHRGNTDRSVLQAWRLPASATAREVVLASPDKPENGRLRLIEFEGIPKAYIRPGGKIWDTGGIYDIDLRCANIHALYDTLREHGWHGLSNPIRYKMGPFEVWELLIKGHDDIVIAFIERIQPPLPEPPPRNWAFGNIINSAQIVKNYDQAKDFYINKLGFVQILETTIRNEQPGENILSLPYNLSTQVAAKLLLFSPNGKSEGMMELLAMDGATGEDFSKNAVPPNRGVLMCRYPVKNLNAYYEKILKNGVQPVVSLQKVSWGGIGEVRMFAVQSPEGAWIEFFEAL from the coding sequence ATGCGGACAATCTTTGCTATTTTTTGCCTGCTGGCGGTTGTGGAACTCAACGCCCGCCAGTCTGCCATGACAAGCCATGAAATTGCACCTTTCAGCGAAGTAGTTTTCAGCGTCGGCAATTTGAGCCGTACCGAACGTTTTTATACAGATGTTTTAAAATGGCAGGTTGTCCATCGCGGCAACACCGACCGAAGTGTGCTGCAAGCATGGCGATTGCCCGCGTCTGCCACTGCCCGCGAGGTAGTGCTGGCTTCACCCGATAAGCCCGAAAACGGTCGGCTGCGGCTCATTGAGTTTGAAGGCATACCGAAGGCATACATCCGCCCGGGCGGCAAAATCTGGGACACGGGCGGCATCTACGACATAGACCTGCGCTGTGCCAATATCCACGCCCTCTACGACACCCTGCGCGAACACGGCTGGCACGGGCTTAGCAACCCCATCCGCTACAAAATGGGGCCTTTTGAGGTGTGGGAACTGCTCATCAAAGGACACGACGATATTGTGATTGCCTTTATTGAGCGCATTCAGCCGCCGCTGCCCGAACCGCCGCCGCGCAATTGGGCTTTCGGCAATATCATCAATTCCGCACAAATTGTTAAAAATTACGACCAAGCAAAAGATTTTTACATCAACAAACTTGGCTTTGTGCAAATTTTAGAAACAACCATCCGCAATGAACAGCCCGGGGAAAACATCCTTAGCCTGCCCTACAATTTGAGCACGCAAGTAGCCGCCAAACTGCTGCTCTTTTCGCCCAACGGCAAAAGCGAAGGCATGATGGAACTGCTGGCAATGGACGGAGCAACGGGCGAAGATTTCAGCAAAAATGCCGTTCCTCCCAACCGCGGCGTGCTGATGTGTCGCTATCCGGTCAAAAATTTGAATGCCTATTACGAAAAAATCCTAAAAAACGGCGTTCAACCCGTTGTCAGCCTTCAAAAGGTAAGTTGGGGCGGCATTGGCGAGGTGCGCATGTTTGCCGTGCAGTCGCCCGAAGGGGCATGGATTGAGTTTTTTGAAGCCCTCTAA